The Moorena producens PAL-8-15-08-1 genomic interval ATATAATGACTAAAAAATTACTCACTAAATTAACAGTTGCTACCACCAGCCTAACCTTAGTCACCTTAGGAACTACCAGCAGCGCACAAGCAACAAGCTTAACTGAACTGATTGAATTTTCCAGTAATGGTTCAGGAAGTACGGGTACAGCTGTTTGGAATAGCCGTGCTGGTGATAGCTATTGGGACTTGTTCGTTACCAGCGATGGTGAAGACGGTGAATTCATTAATGACCCAAGTACTCCCAACATCGACTTTGAACTAACAGAAGGTATCCATACATTTACAATTTATGGTGATGGGAGAAGCTCTCTTGCTAAGATTAGTCATTACGGTTTGAATTTGTTTTTTAATGGAGAAACCTCCAATCCAGGGATTTCAGTCTTTGGAGAATTAGCCAAGTCCACTGACTCTGATCCAACCTTTTCAGCCAATAGTAGTGGTTCAACTCGGGGACTGGATGGAAGTATTGTACCAGGCTCAGGAACTCTGTCCTTTATTGATGGTTTAACAACCGTGACACTCACTGACTATATCTATCAAGCACCAAATGTTCAACAGAAAGACCGTGTCAGTCCGTATGGTATAGGTCCAAATAATTACTTGGATATGGTGGGACAATTTACATTAAACGTAGAAACTAGAAATCTAGACAGTACATCTGTCCCTGAACCCGTTTCAGTGCTAGGTCTGCTGACAGTGGGTGCATTCGGTGCTGGTGCAACCCTCAAGCGCAAAAAGAAACAGCAAGCCTAAGCTTGCCTTCTCAAGAACAGGACTTACGCACAGAATCCATGGGTAGGGTGGGCAAGGTTTTGCCCACCCTACAGGTAGCGTTAAATTGAGGTATTTGCGTAAGTCCTAAAGAAATTACCAATCTCAACAAATTATTAAACTATAGCAGTTCTCAATTAGGTATTGAGAACTGCTATATAGTTTACAGAATCTATACCTAAGCCATACCTTCTGCAAACGCGATCGCAAACTTTCGTAAGCCTTACTAAAAATGTAGGCTAACGGAATTTGATATAACACACCGAACTCTTGACTAGCTCCTACTGAATCGAGACATTAATAATTTTGAATAACGAAGTAGGCGAAGCGAAAGAACGAAGCAATTAGGATTTCAGCAAAAGGGCTATCATCTTTGTAAGCATTCAGCTATCAGCCGTCAGCCGTCAGCTAATCAACGGTCGGTAGTAAACAAGCTTACGGGCTGGTACGCCTGGTTGAAAATCCCTGCTCGTTTTACTCATCCGACCCCGTGCAGTTCTCGGGCCTGCTAGCACCTCAAGTAGCGTGGGCGTAGCCCATAAGCTGATAGCTGATAGCTGACGGCTGAATGCTTACTCATCTTTTGGTTTGCTTCTACCCATAATTTTGATTACTGACCCGGTATTCTAGCAGTTTTCTATGGTTATATCACACTCAGGTTAGCAGCCAAGAATCATCTAGGGTGCAAAGTAAATGGCCATTTTTAACTCACAATATCTGATCGATATTCAGGAAGGATTAGGATTTGCGGAACAATTAGTGTTTTCCAACACAGGGCAATATCTGAGTGATATTCAAAGAGCAGTTTTGCAAAAATCCTGGCAAGGGCAACGCAAAACCTATGACCAAATCGCTCAAGAGTTAGGCTATTCAGCAAGTTATATCAAGCAGACCGTTGCCCCTAAATTATGGAAACTGTTCTCAGAGGCACTAGGGGAAAAAGTTAGTAAAACCAACTTTCGTAGTGTACTCGAAAGACGACAGGTCAATCAAGAATCGAGTCATACTCAGGAGCTGCTTGGGGTATTGAGACAGGGACTAGAGCCTTACTACAAAGGGAAGGTGCAATCTACAGCTAAGCAACAGATCTCAAATGTTCCTTATGGGAACCATCCCCAATCCCAAATTCTCAATCCTCAATCCCAGCAGTTGGAATTACCAAAAGGAAGAGTTCCTTTAGCTTCCCGATTTTATGTCGAGCGAGTCCCCTATGAATTTAGGTCTTACGAAGAGATTGTTAAACCAGGAGCTTTTATTCATATTAAAGCACCCAGACAGATGGGGAAAACATCCCTGATGGTCAGGATTCTGGCTCATGCAGAAACTCAGGGTTACCAAACTGTGCGTTTGAACCTTCAACGAGTGGATGTTGAAATTCTCACCAACCTAGATAAATTTTTGCGTTGGTTAGCCTACAATGTCACCCGCAAGCTGAACCTAAAACCTATGCTGGATGATTATTGGCATCAAGACCTCGGTAGTAAAGTCAGCTGCACCACCTATTTCCAAGACTATCTGCTCGAACAAATAGACAGTCCTATTGTTTTGGCATTAGATGAAGTCAATGAGATTTTCAAGTATCCCAAAATTGCTCAAGACTTTCTACCCCTGCTACGCTCTTGGTATGAGGAAGCCAAAGATAGCAAGATCTGGCAAAAACTTCGGCTAGTGCTGGTTAACTCCACAGAAGTTTATCTACCCCTAACTATGCATCAATCCCCTTTTACCGTAGGATTGCCGATTCAGTTGTCTTCATTTAGTTGGGAGCAGGTTCAGGATTTAGCCCAACGTCATGAACTGGATCTCTCCATGGGAGATTTAGCCCAGCTGATGTGGTTAGTAGCTGGTCATCCCTATTTGCTGCGTCTAGCGTTATATTATCTAGCGCGACAGGATTTTACCCCAGAAGAACTAGTGCAAAGGGCGACTTCAGATCAGGGAATTTACAGCGAACACTTACAGCGACACTGGTGGACTCTACAACAACATCCTGATTTAGCCGTAGCCTTTGAAGCAGTGGTTAGGGCAAAAGTTCCAGTAGCCTTGGAACAGGTACAGGCATTTAAGCTCTACAGTATGGGGCTGGTGAATTGGTCAGACAATCACGTGATGGTTAGCTGCAATTTGTATCAGCGATACTTTAGAGATCGCTTTCACAGCTATAGCGCTACTTCCTGAGAATAGGCAAGAGGCAAGAGGCAAGAGGCAAGAGGCGATAGAAAAGCCAAGTTTTACAAAGCTTTTAGCAATTTATCCCTAACCATTATTTGTATAGCGTTTCTAGTACTCATGAGGTAAAAACTAGTGTGTACCTCTTCCCTCTTCTCTCTTCTCCCTACTCCCTGCTCCGAAGTCCCTGCTCCGAAGTCCCTGCTCCCTAAAAACCATAAATTTGTACCTCACAAGTCGTAGAATTGCTATAAATACCCAAGGGCGTATTGCTATAGTAATCGTAAATATTGCTATCTAGCATTTCTAATAGAAAAAATAATTACCGTTTTTTTCATTACCCAAAATTATTCTATGTCTTGATGCAGTCGCTCATGGGGTAAACCCGCTTTGGCCGACTGCATCGCTACTTTATTAACTCTTGCCTCTTGCCCGCCCCCCTTACTAAGGGGGGTTAGGGGGGATTCCTCTTGCCTTTCCAAAGCGGGAGTATGTTCACAATTCAAATACAAATGCTATATAATCGTTACTGTTCAAGGCCTTTCAATAGCCTGCAGAGTTTAAACAAATATCTGCCAGTAAGATTATGACCTCTTGCCACAATACCAGCACCGCCGTCATTGAAGACTCGAAAGGGGTTAAGCGAGTTGCGTTGCTAGGAATGCCCAACACCGGCAAATCAACCTTCTTTAACCGGATCACAGGTACCACTGCTCACGTTGGCAATTGGCCCGGAATTACGGTAGATCTACTACAAGCTAATGTGCAACTCAATGGCGAACCTACGGAATTCGTAGATTTACCAGGAATTTATGACCTCAACGGATTTTCTGATGATGAGAAAATTGTTCAAACCTTCTTAGAAAATTTTCCTGTTGATCTAGTTATTATTGTTATCAATGCTTCCCAAATTGACCGTCAAATTCGCTTGGCGTTGCAGGTAAAAGCCCTAGGTTTACCGGCAGTGTTGATGCTGAATATGGCTGATGAAGCTAAGCAATATGGAGTTAAAATAAACACAGAAACATTATCCGATAATTTGGATATGCCTGTGTTCCTCATTAGTGCCAAGTATGGAGATGGCTATATGAGGGCATACCTAGAAATTTCTAAAACTTTAAACGCACAAGAAGAATCGATTAATAGAGATAATCTAATAGATAATCTAAAAACTCGTTTATCTGACCATAGCTCTATCTCCAGTCAAGAGATAGATTCAGTGCTCAATGGTGCGGTAGAAATGCCTTCTGAGATGGCAGTTAATTTAACCGCCAGGATTGATAAGTTACTGCTGCATCCGATATTGGGATTACCTTTGTTCTTTTTAGGAATGTTCCTGGTATTTTGGGTGGTTTGGACTGTGGGACTCCCCTCTCAAGACCTGATGGATACTATGACTGGCTGGATTCAAGGTGCCATGATTGAACCTGTCATCCAACCCTTACCCACAGTGGTTCAAGACTTTTTGATTAATGGGATTTGGAACGGTTTAGCTACCGTTGCTTCCTTTGTACCATTAATTGTGCTGTTCTTTATCTTAATGGCAATTCTAGAAGATAGTGGCTACCTATCCCGTTCTGCCTATTTAATGGATATCTTTATGGAACGGTTGGGGTTAGATGGTCGCAGTTTTGTGATGCAAATGATGGGATTTGGCTGTAATGTTCCCGCATTAATGGGAACTAGAGTTATGCGATCGCAAGCCTTGCGACTGCTAACTATGCTAGTGATTCCTTTTGCTTTGTGTTCTGCAAGACTCCAGGTATTTGTCTTTATCATTGCTGCTGTATTTCCCCATGGTAACGGGGCTTTAGTATTATTTTCCCTGTACCTACTTAGTTTTGTCGCCGCCATTGTCACTGCTGCTCTTTTCCAAGGAGTGTTTAAAAACGAGGAACCCTTTATTATAGAATTACCGCCTTACCGAATTCCGACTATCAAACAAGTCTTACTAAGAGGGTGGGGAGAAGTCAAAGAATTTTTGCAACGAGCATCTGGGTTTATTACCTTTGGCTGTGTTGCCGTTTGGTTCATCACGAATTTACCGCCAGGAGCGACAGGATTGGATACCATTGGCGGGCAAATTGGACAATTTTTAAGTCCGGTCATGAATCCCATTGGTATTAATCCCCATTTAACCCTAGCCCTAATTTTTGGTTTCATTGCTAAAGAAATTGTCATTGGCTCTTTAGCGGTAATTTATGGACTTAACTCCGTTGCTGTTAGTCAGCAGATAACTGATACAGTAACCTTTATCCAAGGATATAGTTTTTGTATCTTTTGCTTAATCTACACTCCCTGTTTAACTACCATTGTTACCCTATTTAATGAGGCAAAATCCTGGAAATTTACCTTATTTTCCTTAGTGTTTTCCTTAGGGTTGGCTTGGGTAGCTAGCTTGATATTTTACCAGGGAGCTTTAGCACTGGGATTTCAGTGAAGAGATAGCAGTTATCAATTGGGTGAGGTACAAATTATTGGGTTAATGGGAGTAGGGAGTAGGGAGTAGGGAGTAGGGAGTAGGGATTGGGGAGTGGGAAAAAATCCTGTCTACCTCATTAGTTTGATAATTAATATAAAAGTTAAACGTGAAAAGTTAAATGAAAAAAGTTAAACGAGTAAATGGGGATTCTCCCTTATCCTCCATGAGCAATACAGTCAAGAACATCGAAATGAACCAATGACCAATCACAAATGTATTATTTATTACATAAAAATTTATTTTTCGTGGTATACATGTCATGCTAGTGTTAGTCAATTGGAGTGGAAGCCCCAGTAAGGGGCTGGGAAAATGCAAAAAATCCAGGCAATCATCCGAGCCTATAAGCTCGAAGAGGTCAAAATAGCTTTAGTCAATGCTGGTATCGTTGGCATGACCGTGTCTGAAGTTCGGGGATTTGGACGGCAGAGAGGTCAAACTGAACAGTATCGCGGTACAAAGTACAGGGTAGACTTTCTTCCTAAGGTCAAGCTAGAAGTCGTTGTTGAAAATGGCTTAGTTGACATGGCAGTAGAAAAAATTATCACTGCTGCTCAGACCGGTAAAATCGGCGACGGTAAAATTTTCATCAGTCCCATTGAGCAAGTTATCCGGATTAGGACTGGGGAAAGGAATCTAGAGGCTGTTTAATGTCTAAGTGGTAATGGGTAATGTAAGCATTCAGCTATCAGCCATCAGCTATCAGCTATCAGCTATCAGCTATCAGCTATCAGCTATCAGCTATCAGCTATCAGCCTATGCGCTACGCGCAATCGGCTTTTCCCCAGACTTTCAATTTTATTCTAAGCTGACCGCTAAACGCTGACTGCTGAACGCGCACGCGTGCGCGTAGCGCATATGCTTAGAGGTTGTCTGAGAAGTCTCATTTGCTACATCCAAGCCCCCGTTGGTCCCCATCTGTAAAAAAGCGAAGCATCCGCTAATTCCCCCCAGAATTGGGGGGTTAGGGGGGCGGGGGACTTTTAGAATAAAATTGACTCTTTTTCCCCCCAAAGTTGGGGGGCTAGGGGGGCAAAATCCAGTATAAAAAAACTTGGGAGATATCCTCTTACAATCCAGCCACGATTGGCTAAGTTATTAGTAGGAATTAGTTTAAATTAGACTCATAAAACAGTGATGTGCTCCTATCATGCACTGGCCAATCGTCGTTTTCACCACCTATAATTAATTTTTGTATCTCCACATATTCTTTGGCAAGTTGCCGGAAAGAATTAATTAAAATATCAAGAGCGATCGCATCACTAGTTCCTAAATCAAACCAGCAGCGCCCCCAAGTGCCTTCATACTCAAACTCGCCCTGATTATGCATCAAGGCCATTAAACTGTTTTCTGTTACTCTATCATCATATTCCATGTAGCTGATTTCTAAGCCAACCTCTTGCACCGGCAGGTTTTCGGCATCAAATCCTCCCAATTTACCTAATAAAAACCAGGAATTGAATAATTCTTCCACATATTCCTTTTCGCGATAGGAGGGAACAGTGCTAAATTCTATCCAAATCCACAAATCAAATGGGTTAAACTCACGAAATATAATTTGCATATCGTTAGGGAACAGGGAACAGGGAATCGGGAATCGGGAATCGGGAATCGGGAATCGGGAATCGGTTTCAAGCAATTATGTTAACAAAAACTAAGTTTTACTTATCACCATCAATCCCGACTATCCGATAGTAAACTTTTGATTAATCATGAATTTTTACCAGAAACTATCTTATCACAATTTTCAACTAGTTGTGAAAAATATAGTTATGAAAAATCACCAATGGAGAGAGGCGGTGCGACAAGGCGCGAGGTTTTAACGCCTACGGAAAACGCACCATTACGGTCTTGGAGAACCAGTTGCTGATCAGACTCCCCATCTCCCTATCTCCCTATCTCCCTATCTCCCTATCTCCCCATCTCCCCATCTCCCCATCTCCTGGTCTTCCTGTGATTCCCTCAAACAGTATAACTAATTGTTGCTAGTACTACCCAATCGAGATCGTGAGTTTCTCCTAAGGCATAGTGAACTGTACACCATTCCCCAGACAGATTGAAGTTAAGATGATAAGTTTTGGTATTCAGCACTTGAGTGGCAAAGAGGTTTCTCAAATCTAACTCGAACTTGCATTCTATTTGGATTTCCTCTAATCCTTCTCTTTGTTCTGACAATTCTTCTTGAACTTCTTGGTATTGTTCTGTTGATAATTCTCCTTCTTCTTCTAACTTTACTAGTTCTTGTTCTAGCTGTGCTATTGCTTCTTGATACTCTTCTATCTCGGTTCCGTAATCATCTCGAACTCTAATAAATTCATTGATTTCGCTAATCTCTAAAAATCCCGTAGTATCCAATAATTTTTGCATAACTTGGTGGCGACTAGTGGTGATAACTACCTCGAAACCTCCAAAACTTAATTCTTCCTCTGCTTGGGCTTGATGAGTAATTTGATTAGTGATAGATTGGATTTGCTCAACCAGTGCAGCGGTTTTGTCTTGGACAGATTCTAGATCCGGAATCATAAATTGTGGTGATGAGTTGCACCGCCAAGTTTGTTTGATACCTAATCCAATCCACTCTCCTGGTGTTGATGAACCAATTAGCATGGGAATTCCTAAGGAGCCAAAGACACTTTGTTGAAGGGGAAATCCCTCTTCCAAGTCTTCTGGTAGTGTAGGAAGGCGATAGCCATAGATAGTTAACTCTGACAAATTAGCTTGCAGCAGTGCGATTAGATTTTGGTAATGGTCACTCACAGGTTGAGATTGGGTGGCGCGAATCTGACTGAGAAACTCTTCCGGAGTAAAGGGCATAAGACCGGTGTTATCCACTAGAAAGCGCTCCACGGAAAAGGGACCTTTATCCTCCACTTCCCAAGGGATAACTATATAAGGAGCGTCACCAACTAGGCTGTAGAATTCATCTTTGGTTAATTCTTGAAGGGTAGTAACAATTTGCTCAGTTTTGGATTTCATAATTAAAAATTGTTAACGTAGGGTATTAGTAAGCGTTCAGCAGTCAGCTATCAGCAGTTAGCTATAGTCTTTTTAGTTGAGATGTGAAACTAGAATTGATGGTCAAAGGGAATAGGGAGCAGGGAATAGGGAATAGGGAATAGGGAATAGGGAACAGGCAAACAATCATTGTGTCTACTTCATTAATATGAAAACCGCTGTCTGATCAATCAGCATTTGGTTTCATGAGATAATTTAAAATTATGTAAGCATTCAGCCGTCAGCCGTCAGCCGTGAGCTTTTAGCTCACGCTACGCGAACAGCATTTAGCATTTAGCTGACGTAACAAAGATTAAACGAATGCTTACTTGTTTTATTTAAAAGCTGAGAGCTGATAGCTGAGAGCTGAGAGCTGAGAGCTGATAGCTGATGGCTTACAAATTATATATTAGCAAAGGCTTGATATAATTTATCATACTTATGAGGTAGATTTAATTTTATTACTCCCTACTCCCTACTCCCTACTCCCTAAAATTCTAAGGCCGAGGTACCTCCTTATCGATAACTACCACGAAATATAATCTATTTTATCTGAAGCAGTCATGAGTTTTAAGGCAGCAAATTCTTCTGGTCAAGATTTGAACGAATCTACCGCAGGACGTTCCAAGATTATTTCCTGTCGTTTTACGGATGTGGAACAGTTTACTGAGTTCTTGATCTATAGCCAAATGGAAATAATGCAGCTTTCTTCTGGTTCGTTCCAGAGTGAGTTTTTTGCTACCCAGATTGGTGATTTATATTTCACACGTATTAGCGCCAATCAATCCCTTCAAGCAATAGGTCCGAAACAGCAGGGATATTTTACTTTTTCGTTGGTTTGGGCGGCCAAAGGAGGCAATTTTTATGGCCATGGTCAGCCCCTGTGTCCTCAAACTGATTTGTATGGTTTTGATCGGCAACGAGGATCGGGCTTCGTGACTCCTCAAGTGGGAATGATTGTAGACATATTCATCCCGGTGGGAATCTTTGAAGCTTGTGCAAATGACTTGCAGCGCTATGATTTGGATGATCGCTTCCTCGCCAAAAATCATGTGAGTATATTGCCCGATCGGATCGCGGAGATCAAGGACTATCTACGGGAACTATTTTGGTTGGCGCAACATCAACCTGACTGGTTGAACCAGCCCCATATCCCAGAGCTGGTTGCAAATGATCTGGTTCCGTTGGTGATTCAAGCCATTCCCATTCAAGGCAGTTCCAGCCCCACCCTCAAACCCTCTCGGCGCAGAAAGTTGATAGCCCAAGCGGAGCAAGAAATAGTAGCCCACTTGGAAAAACCCCTGACCCTCAAGGAGCTAGCCAAACGATTGGGGTCTAGCAGTTCAGCGTTGTCCTATGGGTTTAAGGAGTTATTTGGCATGAGTCCCATGCGCTATCTCAAGGTGCGACGGCTCAATGCGGTGCGCAGGTGCCTGAAGGCTCGTGATCCAGACAGTTGCAGCGTAGAAGCCCTAGCTAACCAATTTGGCTTCTGGAATGCAGGGCATTTTGCTAGAGATTACAAAGTCCTGTTTGGGGAATTGCCTTCACAAACGTTGCAGAGGAAAGCAGAAGTAACACAAGAAGATTAAAAAACAAATATACCTGATTTTGAGACGATTGATGACGATGCTTAACAAAACGAATCATAGATAAAACTAATTATTTTCCCGTCAAAGAGTATTTTAGTCTTATGGTTCGTAAAGTTGGAATTTTTGAGTGTTCAGGGCAAGGGTTTATGTTTAAGCTTAAATAGGGAGCAAGTTAAAGAAAGTTGCACAGTTAAAGTTGCACAACTATGTACTATGTACTATCACAGGTACTATCACAGCAAAGTAAAACCGATGAGGGGGGTATAGCTTTAGTACAAATGTTCTATATCAGTGACATCGGACGGGTGCAGAAAAATTGTAAAACTAAAGTTGAAACTACCATAAAGACGGGAGCAGTTATGAAATATTTGAGAGTTAATGACTCTAAGGGAAGTGGCGTTGCTAATGTCTTCGCGCTGAATAGGAGTAGAGTGGGCATCCTGCCCGCCCGACAATATATATATTGACACTGGCAAGATGCCAGTTCCACCAAGATGCCAGTTCCACAGCAAGATGCCGCATCCTGCCCGCACGACAATATATATATTGAAACTGGCAAGATGCCAGTTCCACAGCAAGATGCCGCATCCTGCCCGCACGACAATATATATATTGAAACTGGCAAGATGCCAGTTCCACAGCAAGATGCCCATTTCACCAAGATGCCCATTCCACAGCAAGAGGAGTAAAATACTACCCAACTAAATCGGATTTGATATTACTATTGTTACCAGGATCGGCCTAAGAAAATTATCCTAGATGCTTTACTATATTATGCGAATTTCGGGATATTAAAGCCCTTTCAAGGCAACCCTTTGGAACTATCCTATCTCTGGTTATTGCCGGGCGTTGATTTGCAGTTTTTATCAGGTTTTATCAATACGTTTTAACTGTATTTAGAAGAAGATAGTGCCGGTTGCGATGAAGCTTCGCTTCATCGCAAAAAAGCGTCCGCTTTTTTGTAAGCATATGCGTGACAAAGGCTTTGGCCTTTGGCCACGCTGTGCGAACGACGCTGTTTTGGCCTAGCTTGGCCTATGGCCAATGGCTGATACTTGAATGCTTACTTTAAATTTATCATAATAGCATAATAATTACCGAATATACCAAATTTTTAAGAAATTTTATACTTTTTACTTGGTAAACCACTAGCTTATCAAACTTCGACCCAAACCCCCAATTTATTAACATTTCTTAACGAAGTGTTATAGGCCACGCATTATAGTCGTTTAAGTACCGAATAGGGTAAATTTTTAAGAAATTTTATAGTTATTTATGCTTAAAACATCATCTTATCATACTTACACCAAAAGCATCGTTTTTATTAACATTAATTAACGGTTTTTTCCTAGTTCAAGGATTATACTAGATTTCTTGATTCTTGGGATATTAGTTTTACTTATATATATTTTTTTTAAAATATAAAAATCAAATATAATCTCTATATTTTTACCTCATTTGCGCAAATACCTGGGTAAAATAAGTCCTTGCCCACTCTGGATTTAAGCTGATTTAAACATATAAAATATGGTCATTGTTCAAGGTATTTTTCATCACATTCCATCAAAAAAAAAATTTTGTGATGCAAAAAGTGTGAGATACTAACAAGCGGGTGCAGAAAACTTGCAAGACTCAAGTTAAAACTACGATACAAATCTAGGATACAAATACAAACGGGAGCCTTAATGAAATACTTCAGAGCTAATCGCTCCAAGGGCAGTCAGGACACTGCCCAGATTGGGAAGCGATTATTCAATGGGGTGATGGCGATCCTACTAACGATCACCTTCACTCTAGTTGGTTTCCTCCCAGTGACTAACCAGGGGATAGCACTTGCCAACACACAAGGCACGCCCAACATCCTGGTGATTATGGGAGATGACATTGGTTGGACGAATGTCAGTGCTTATGAAAAGGGCATCGTGGGTTACGACACCCCCAACATCGACCGCATTGCCAACGAAGGGATGCTGTTTACGGACTACTACGCCGAGCAAAGCTGTACTGCTGGTCGGGCATCCTTTATTACTGGACAAAGTGGCCTGCGTACGGGCTTGTTGAAAGTCGGTTTCCCAGGAGCCCCCTTCGGTATCCAGGATGAAGACCCCACCTTGGCAGAAATGCTGAAGCCCTTGGGTTATACATCCGGACAGTTTGGCAAAAACCACCTGGGGGATCAGAACCAGTTTCTGCCCACAGTCCATGGCTTTGACGAATTCTTTGGCAACCTCTATCACTTAAATGCAGAAGAAGAGCCGGATAATGTGGACTATCCCGGCGGACGAGATAGCGACTATGCCAAGTATTTTGGTCCTCGCGGGGTTCTTGATTGCGAAGCAACGCCTGGTGAAGACCACGACGAACCAATTATGGATTCAGAGCTTTCTGAAGATGAAAAGTATTTAGAACGCTTTGGCAAGTTGGGCTATCAGGAATGTCGTGATACCGGACCGCTCGACGTTGAACGGATGAAGACTGTCGATGAGGAATTCCTGAAGCGGACGAAGAAGTTCATCAAGAAAGCAGTGAAAAAGGACAAGCCCTTTTTTGCTTGGTTTAACTCGACCCGGATGCATTACTATACCCACATCAAGGATGAAGTTGTAGGTATTAGCGGTCAGGGCTTCTATAACGATGGCATGGTGGAACACGATGGCCATGTTGGGGAATTGCTCGACTTCCTGAAAAATCAGGGCATTGAAGACAATACGATTGTCATCTATACAACTGACAACGGTCCCCATTACAATCAATGGCCCGATGGCGCTCTGACACCATTCCGGGGTGAGAAGAACACTAACTGGGAAGGCGGCTACCGCGTTCCAGCACTAGTACGCTGGCCTGGTCACATCCCTGCAGGAACAGTGTCTCATGAGATTTTCTCTCATTTGGATTGGGTGCCAACCCTGATGGCAGCTGCTGGCATGGATGACCTCAAAGAAAACCTAAAGCAACCCTGTCCGTACGATGAATCCACCAATCTCTGCGGTACCCATCTGGATGGATATAATCAGTTGCCCTATTTGAGCGATCCCGATAGCCAAAAAGGACAGCGTCAGGGCTTCATCTACTTCAATGATGAGGG includes:
- a CDS encoding PEP-CTERM sorting domain-containing protein, whose translation is MTKKLLTKLTVATTSLTLVTLGTTSSAQATSLTELIEFSSNGSGSTGTAVWNSRAGDSYWDLFVTSDGEDGEFINDPSTPNIDFELTEGIHTFTIYGDGRSSLAKISHYGLNLFFNGETSNPGISVFGELAKSTDSDPTFSANSSGSTRGLDGSIVPGSGTLSFIDGLTTVTLTDYIYQAPNVQQKDRVSPYGIGPNNYLDMVGQFTLNVETRNLDSTSVPEPVSVLGLLTVGAFGAGATLKRKKKQQA
- a CDS encoding AAA-like domain-containing protein, with amino-acid sequence MAIFNSQYLIDIQEGLGFAEQLVFSNTGQYLSDIQRAVLQKSWQGQRKTYDQIAQELGYSASYIKQTVAPKLWKLFSEALGEKVSKTNFRSVLERRQVNQESSHTQELLGVLRQGLEPYYKGKVQSTAKQQISNVPYGNHPQSQILNPQSQQLELPKGRVPLASRFYVERVPYEFRSYEEIVKPGAFIHIKAPRQMGKTSLMVRILAHAETQGYQTVRLNLQRVDVEILTNLDKFLRWLAYNVTRKLNLKPMLDDYWHQDLGSKVSCTTYFQDYLLEQIDSPIVLALDEVNEIFKYPKIAQDFLPLLRSWYEEAKDSKIWQKLRLVLVNSTEVYLPLTMHQSPFTVGLPIQLSSFSWEQVQDLAQRHELDLSMGDLAQLMWLVAGHPYLLRLALYYLARQDFTPEELVQRATSDQGIYSEHLQRHWWTLQQHPDLAVAFEAVVRAKVPVALEQVQAFKLYSMGLVNWSDNHVMVSCNLYQRYFRDRFHSYSATS
- the feoB gene encoding ferrous iron transport protein B, translating into MTSCHNTSTAVIEDSKGVKRVALLGMPNTGKSTFFNRITGTTAHVGNWPGITVDLLQANVQLNGEPTEFVDLPGIYDLNGFSDDEKIVQTFLENFPVDLVIIVINASQIDRQIRLALQVKALGLPAVLMLNMADEAKQYGVKINTETLSDNLDMPVFLISAKYGDGYMRAYLEISKTLNAQEESINRDNLIDNLKTRLSDHSSISSQEIDSVLNGAVEMPSEMAVNLTARIDKLLLHPILGLPLFFLGMFLVFWVVWTVGLPSQDLMDTMTGWIQGAMIEPVIQPLPTVVQDFLINGIWNGLATVASFVPLIVLFFILMAILEDSGYLSRSAYLMDIFMERLGLDGRSFVMQMMGFGCNVPALMGTRVMRSQALRLLTMLVIPFALCSARLQVFVFIIAAVFPHGNGALVLFSLYLLSFVAAIVTAALFQGVFKNEEPFIIELPPYRIPTIKQVLLRGWGEVKEFLQRASGFITFGCVAVWFITNLPPGATGLDTIGGQIGQFLSPVMNPIGINPHLTLALIFGFIAKEIVIGSLAVIYGLNSVAVSQQITDTVTFIQGYSFCIFCLIYTPCLTTIVTLFNEAKSWKFTLFSLVFSLGLAWVASLIFYQGALALGFQ
- a CDS encoding P-II family nitrogen regulator, encoding MQKIQAIIRAYKLEEVKIALVNAGIVGMTVSEVRGFGRQRGQTEQYRGTKYRVDFLPKVKLEVVVENGLVDMAVEKIITAAQTGKIGDGKIFISPIEQVIRIRTGERNLEAV
- a CDS encoding DUF3531 family protein, coding for MQIIFREFNPFDLWIWIEFSTVPSYREKEYVEELFNSWFLLGKLGGFDAENLPVQEVGLEISYMEYDDRVTENSLMALMHNQGEFEYEGTWGRCWFDLGTSDAIALDILINSFRQLAKEYVEIQKLIIGGENDDWPVHDRSTSLFYESNLN
- a CDS encoding helix-turn-helix domain-containing protein, which gives rise to MSFKAANSSGQDLNESTAGRSKIISCRFTDVEQFTEFLIYSQMEIMQLSSGSFQSEFFATQIGDLYFTRISANQSLQAIGPKQQGYFTFSLVWAAKGGNFYGHGQPLCPQTDLYGFDRQRGSGFVTPQVGMIVDIFIPVGIFEACANDLQRYDLDDRFLAKNHVSILPDRIAEIKDYLRELFWLAQHQPDWLNQPHIPELVANDLVPLVIQAIPIQGSSSPTLKPSRRRKLIAQAEQEIVAHLEKPLTLKELAKRLGSSSSALSYGFKELFGMSPMRYLKVRRLNAVRRCLKARDPDSCSVEALANQFGFWNAGHFARDYKVLFGELPSQTLQRKAEVTQED
- a CDS encoding arylsulfatase — its product is MKYFRANRSKGSQDTAQIGKRLFNGVMAILLTITFTLVGFLPVTNQGIALANTQGTPNILVIMGDDIGWTNVSAYEKGIVGYDTPNIDRIANEGMLFTDYYAEQSCTAGRASFITGQSGLRTGLLKVGFPGAPFGIQDEDPTLAEMLKPLGYTSGQFGKNHLGDQNQFLPTVHGFDEFFGNLYHLNAEEEPDNVDYPGGRDSDYAKYFGPRGVLDCEATPGEDHDEPIMDSELSEDEKYLERFGKLGYQECRDTGPLDVERMKTVDEEFLKRTKKFIKKAVKKDKPFFAWFNSTRMHYYTHIKDEVVGISGQGFYNDGMVEHDGHVGELLDFLKNQGIEDNTIVIYTTDNGPHYNQWPDGALTPFRGEKNTNWEGGYRVPALVRWPGHIPAGTVSHEIFSHLDWVPTLMAAAGMDDLKENLKQPCPYDESTNLCGTHLDGYNQLPYLSDPDSQKGQRQGFIYFNDEGQLPGVRVGDWKVVFSEQRAHYFDVWREPFVKLRVPKLFNLRRDPYERADTDSNNYNEWWSRRNYLLLPASTLVQQFLDTFDEYPPSQPPFGLHPDEIIDDIVDQIKAVSVD